One Peribacillus simplex NBRC 15720 = DSM 1321 genomic region harbors:
- a CDS encoding BglG family transcription antiterminator, whose product MKERSQRVLTRFLKVNTFLTCEDLSKEFNISERTFRNELVLINKYLSENNYPFITTTRGKGLKLDLSDVDRGKLLLKMGDDRETDYYRPNERFLALLLDIADTTKTTMLFEMEEKLQVSKSTLDEDMRRLRQFLKEYGISVVSLTKQGIVLKGDERSIRTMLYDVINSVTDISNLLGYRDRDTVNTFADQFILDYLDTSALRVIGEHYDEVFEKSRVEINHVYRNQSILFLGIWVRRLQEGNNLRELAKVRAEIKEDPVRNFVDFICMEFGLYPSLNEIKYTTFTIESFNPKDMNNSFDWVTAQLLAIQLIEHVEKVTRIPFSQREEDLYEGLYKHITGLLSRAKNDLQVFNPLKDTIKESFAEIYQAVTCFSKQIEDYIKKPLSEDEIGFLTVYFSTSASQIKQKEQYVYQAVVLCNHGISTGKLLAANLKEQFNIEIVAVLSTFELAFIDKLDVDLVFTTISIDYPRKPVLLLNPILRESDKKEIKDFLLKNKNKRRIVSNKLDATKLMQDILMLIVESGGTVTKESYQKVEETFKEHHLNINTREIQPMLQDILRDSNILLKQECKDWKEAITKSAQILLTEEVIEERYINAMIKSVEEYGPYIVVGKHLALAHARPEDGVNKLGISVMTLKEPVNFGNPDNDPVKIVFCLAAVDSYSHLNVMKNLIELINDEEKLDQLITAQDVTMFNQVLYGSEVME is encoded by the coding sequence ATGAAAGAACGGTCTCAACGAGTACTTACCAGATTTTTGAAAGTAAATACCTTTTTGACTTGTGAGGATTTAAGTAAAGAGTTCAATATTAGTGAGCGTACTTTTCGAAACGAATTGGTCCTGATTAATAAATATCTGTCTGAAAATAATTATCCATTCATTACGACGACAAGAGGAAAGGGGTTGAAGTTAGACCTGTCTGATGTGGACCGCGGAAAGCTCCTGTTGAAAATGGGTGATGATAGGGAAACGGATTATTATAGGCCCAATGAACGTTTTCTTGCCTTACTTTTAGATATTGCCGATACCACAAAAACGACAATGCTTTTTGAAATGGAAGAAAAACTGCAGGTATCGAAAAGTACATTGGATGAGGATATGAGAAGACTTCGTCAGTTTTTAAAGGAATATGGGATTTCTGTAGTGAGTTTAACGAAGCAAGGCATTGTATTAAAAGGAGATGAACGATCAATACGCACTATGTTGTACGACGTAATTAATAGTGTGACAGATATTTCCAACCTATTGGGGTACCGAGATAGGGATACAGTGAATACCTTTGCAGATCAATTTATCCTTGATTATTTGGATACAAGTGCTTTGAGGGTCATTGGAGAACATTATGACGAAGTCTTTGAAAAGTCTAGAGTAGAGATTAATCATGTATATCGAAATCAAAGCATTCTATTTTTAGGTATATGGGTAAGGCGGTTGCAAGAAGGAAATAACCTTAGGGAATTAGCCAAAGTTAGAGCCGAGATAAAAGAAGATCCTGTCAGAAATTTTGTGGATTTCATCTGTATGGAGTTTGGCTTATATCCATCATTAAATGAAATAAAATATACTACCTTTACAATCGAATCGTTTAATCCAAAAGATATGAATAATTCATTCGATTGGGTTACCGCACAATTATTAGCTATTCAATTAATTGAGCATGTAGAAAAAGTAACCAGAATCCCCTTTTCTCAGAGAGAAGAAGATTTGTATGAAGGTTTGTATAAGCATATCACGGGGTTATTAAGCAGGGCGAAGAACGATTTACAGGTATTTAATCCGTTGAAAGACACTATTAAGGAGTCCTTTGCCGAGATTTATCAGGCAGTCACTTGCTTTAGTAAGCAAATAGAGGACTATATAAAAAAACCATTATCAGAAGATGAGATCGGGTTTTTGACCGTTTATTTTTCAACTTCTGCCAGCCAGATAAAGCAGAAAGAACAATATGTTTATCAGGCGGTTGTGCTTTGTAATCATGGGATTTCAACTGGAAAGTTATTGGCAGCGAATTTGAAAGAGCAATTCAATATCGAAATTGTAGCAGTATTGAGTACGTTTGAATTAGCCTTTATTGACAAGCTGGATGTTGATTTAGTTTTTACGACCATTTCAATTGATTATCCAAGAAAACCCGTATTATTGCTTAATCCAATATTAAGAGAAAGTGATAAGAAGGAAATTAAAGATTTTTTACTTAAAAATAAGAATAAGAGAAGGATCGTTTCCAATAAGTTAGATGCCACAAAGCTAATGCAGGATATTCTGATGTTAATTGTAGAAAGCGGCGGTACGGTAACAAAGGAAAGCTACCAGAAAGTAGAAGAGACTTTTAAAGAACATCATTTAAATATTAATACAAGGGAGATACAGCCGATGTTACAGGATATTTTGAGGGATTCCAACATTCTACTAAAGCAAGAATGTAAAGACTGGAAAGAGGCGATTACGAAATCTGCCCAGATATTGTTAACAGAAGAGGTCATCGAAGAGCGATATATAAACGCCATGATTAAATCTGTGGAAGAGTATGGGCCTTATATAGTAGTAGGGAAGCATTTAGCGTTAGCACACGCAAGGCCAGAAGATGGAGTAAATAAATTAGGTATTAGTGTCATGACGTTAAAGGAACCGGTGAATTTCGGAAATCCGGATAATGATCCGGTGAAAATTGTTTTTTGTCTAGCTGCAGTGGATTCTTATTCGCATCTAAATGTGATGAAAAATCTGATTGAGTTAATTAATGATGAAGAGAAATTAGACCAGTTAATTACAGCACAAGATGTAACCATGTTTAATCAGGTGTTATATGGAAGTGAAGTAATGGAATGA